One part of the Arabidopsis thaliana chromosome 1 sequence genome encodes these proteins:
- a CDS encoding S-locus lectin protein kinase family protein (S-locus lectin protein kinase family protein; FUNCTIONS IN: in 6 functions; INVOLVED IN: protein amino acid phosphorylation, recognition of pollen; LOCATED IN: endomembrane system; EXPRESSED IN: 13 plant structures; EXPRESSED DURING: 4 anthesis, F mature embryo stage, petal differentiation and expansion stage, E expanded cotyledon stage, D bilateral stage; CONTAINS InterPro DOMAIN/s: Curculin-like (mannose-binding) lectin (InterPro:IPR001480), PAN-2 domain (InterPro:IPR013227), Apple-like (InterPro:IPR003609), S-locus receptor kinase, C-terminal (InterPro:IPR021820), Serine/threonine-protein kinase domain (InterPro:IPR002290), Serine-threonine/tyrosine-protein kinase (InterPro:IPR001245), Protein kinase-like domain (InterPro:IPR011009), Serine/threonine-protein kinase, active site (InterPro:IPR008271), Protein kinase, catalytic domain (InterPro:IPR000719), S-locus glycoprotein (InterPro:IPR000858), Tyrosine-protein kinase, catalytic domain (InterPro:IPR020635); BEST Arabidopsis thaliana protein match is: S-locus lectin protein kinase family protein (TAIR:AT1G61390.1); Has 120586 Blast hits to 118822 proteins in 4586 species: Archae - 110; Bacteria - 13732; Metazoa - 44218; Fungi - 9948; Plants - 34744; Viruses - 407; Other Eukaryotes - 17427 (source: NCBI BLink).), producing the protein MGKIGIVFFASLLFLLIIFPSCAFAAITRASPLSIGQTLSSPNGTYELGFFSPNNSRNQYVGIWFKNITPRVVVWVANRDKPVTNNAANLTINSNGSLILVEREQNVVWSIGETFSSNELRAELLENGNLVLIDGVSERNLWESFEHLGDTMLLESSVMYDVPNNKKRVLSSWKNPTDPSPGEFVAELTTQVPPQGFIMRGSRPYWRGGPWARVRFTGIPEMDGSHVSKFDISQDVAAGTGSLTYSLERRNSNLSYTTLTSAGSLKIIWNNGSGWVTDLEAPVSSCDVYNTCGPFGLCIRSNPPKCECLKGFVPKSDEEWNKRNWTGGCMRRTNLSCDVNSSATAQANNGDIFDIVANVKPPDFYEYLSLINEEDCQQRCLGNCSCTAFSYIEQIGCLVWNRELVDVMQFVAGGETLSIRLASSELAGSNRVKIIVASIVSISVFMILVFASYWYWRYKAKQNDSNPIPLETSQDAWREQLKPQDVNFFDMQTILTITNNFSMENKLGQGGFGPVYKGNLQDGKEIAIKRLSSTSGQGLEEFMNEIILISKLQHRNLVRLLGCCIEGEEKLLIYEFMANKSLNTFIFDSTKKLELDWPKRFEIIQGIACGLLYLHRDSCLRVVHRDMKVSNILLDEEMNPKISDFGLARMFQGTQHQANTRRVVGTLGYMSPEYAWTGMFSEKSDIYAFGVLLLEIITGKRISSFTIGEEGKTLLEFAWDSWCESGGSDLLDQDISSSGSESEVARCVQIGLLCIQQQAGDRPNIAQVMSMLTTTMDLPKPKQPVFAMQVQESDSESKTMYSVNNITQTAIVGR; encoded by the exons ATGGGAAAGATtggtattgttttctttgcttcGTTGCTCTTCTTGCTAATTATATTCCCAAGTTGTGCCTTTGCAGCTATAACCAGAGCAAGTCCTTTGTCAATAGGACAAACTCTGAGCTCCCCTAATGGAACTTATGAGTTAGGGTTCTTCAGTCCAAACAACTCTCGGAATCAGTATGTTGGGATCTGGTTCAAGAACATCACCCCTCGGGTTGTTGTCTGGGTGGCTAACAGAGATAAGCCAGTTACAAACAACGCAGCGAATCTCACTATCAACAGCAATGGGAGCCTTATCTTGGttgagagagaacaaaatgtTGTTTGGTCAATAGGAGAAACTTTCTCTTCTAACGAGCTTCGTGCTGAGCTATTAGAAAACGGAAATCTTGTACTCATTGATGGAGTTTCAGAAAGAAACTTATGGGAAAGTTTCGAGCATCTTGGTGATACTATGTTACTTGAATCATCTGTGATGTATGATGTTCCGAATAACAAGAAACGTGTTTTATCTTCTTGGAAAAATCCCACCGATCCTTCACCTGGAGAATTCGTAGCTGAGCTTACGACACAAGTACCTCCGCAAGGCTTTATAATGAGAGGATCCAGGCCTTACTGGAGAGGTGGTCCATGGGCAAGGGTAAGGTTCACCGGCATACCAGAAATGGATGGATCACATGTAAGCAAATTCGACATTTCCCAAGATGTTGCAGCCGGCACAGGATCTTTGACTTATTCATTAGAACGAAGAAATTCGAACCTGTCGTACACTACGCTCACATCAGCGGGATCGTTAAAGATCATTTGGAATAATGGCTCTGGTTGGGTTACTGACTTGGAGGCCCCTGTAAGCTCATGTGATGTTTATAATACATGTGGACCTTTTGGCTTGTGTATAAGATCTAATCCCCCAAAGTGTGAATGCTTGAAAGGCTTTGTACCAAAATCAGATGAGGAGTGGAATAAAAGGAATTGGACTGGTGGTTGTATGAGAAGAACAAATTTATCTTGTGATGTGAACTCTTCTGCAACAGCACAAGCCAATAATGGAGACATCTTCGACATAGTTGCAAATGTGAAGCCTCCAGACTTTTATGAATATCtaagtttgatcaatgaagAGGATTGCCAACAACGTTGTCTTGGAAACTGTTCTTGCACGGCATTTTCCTATATTGAACAAATTGGATGTTTGGTATGGAATCGAGAGCTTGTGGATGTAATGCAGTTTGTTGCTGGAGGAGAAACTCTTTCCATTCGTCTTGCAAGTTCTGAGTTAG CTGGAAGCAATCGAGTGAAGATTATTGTTGCTAGCATTGTCAGCATTTCTGTTTTCATGATCTTGGTTTTTGCCTCTTATTGGTACTggagatacaaagccaaacaAAATG ATTCAAATCCTATACCATTGGAGACATCACAAGATGCATGGAGGGAACAACTGAAACCACAAGATGTAAATTTCTTTGATATGCAAACCATATTAACTATCACCAATAACTTTAGCATGGAAAATAAGCTTGGTCAAGGTGGATTCGGTCCAGTGTATAAG GGAAATCTACAAGATGGGAAAGAAATAGCCATAAAACGCCTTTCGAGCACCTCTGGACAGGGTCTAGAGGAGTTCATGAATGAAATAATACTCATCTCGAAACTCCAACACAGAAACTTGGTCCGCCTTTTGGGATGTTGcattgaaggagaagaaaagctATTGATTTATGAGTTTATGGCGAACAAAAGCCTCAATACCTTTATCTTTG ATTCGACGAAAAAGCTTGAGCTTGATTGGCCCAAGCGGTTTGAAATCATTCAAGGTATTGCTTGCGGACTTCTTTATCTTCACCGCGACTCATGTCTTAGGGTTGTACACCGAGATATGAAGGTCAGCAACATCCTTTTAGACGAGGAAATGAACCCAAAAATATCAGATTTTGGATTGGCTCGGATGTTTCAAGGAACCCAACATCAAGCCAACACTCGCAGGGTTGTTGGAACGCT CGGATACATGTCTCCAGAGTATGCTTGGACAGGCATGTTCTCTGAGAAATCCGACATCTACGCATTTGGAGTTCTGCTATTGGAAATCATAACCGGCAAGAGGATTTCAAGTTTCACCATTGGAGAGGAAGGCAAAACTCTTCTTGAATTT GCATGGGATTCTTGGTGCGAAAGCGGTGGATCGGATCTACTGGACCAAGATATCTCTAGCTCGGGTTCTGAATCCGAAGTAGCGAGATGTGTTCAGATTGGTTTGCTCTGTATTCAACAACAAGCCGGGGATAGACCCAACATTGCACAAGTAATGTCAATGCTTACAACCACAATGGATCTTCCGAAACCAAAACAACCCGTATTCGCAATGCAAGTCCAAGAGAGTGATTCAGAGTCTAAGACTATGTACTCTGTCAATAATATAACACAAACTGCTATAGTTGGTCGATAA
- a CDS encoding S-locus lectin protein kinase family protein has protein sequence MLLESSVMYDVPNNKKRVLSSWKNPTDPSPGEFVAELTTQVPPQGFIMRGSRPYWRGGPWARVRFTGIPEMDGSHVSKFDISQDVAAGTGSLTYSLERRNSNLSYTTLTSAGSLKIIWNNGSGWVTDLEAPVSSCDVYNTCGPFGLCIRSNPPKCECLKGFVPKSDEEWNKRNWTGGCMRRTNLSCDVNSSATAQANNGDIFDIVANVKPPDFYEYLSLINEEDCQQRCLGNCSCTAFSYIEQIGCLVWNRELVDVMQFVAGGETLSIRLASSELAGSNRVKIIVASIVSISVFMILVFASYWYWRYKAKQNDSNPIPLETSQDAWREQLKPQDVNFFDMQTILTITNNFSMENKLGQGGFGPVYKGNLQDGKEIAIKRLSSTSGQGLEEFMNEIILISKLQHRNLVRLLGCCIEGEEKLLIYEFMANKSLNTFIFDSTKKLELDWPKRFEIIQGIACGLLYLHRDSCLRVVHRDMKVSNILLDEEMNPKISDFGLARMFQGTQHQANTRRVVGTLGYMSPEYAWTGMFSEKSDIYAFGVLLLEIITGKRISSFTIGEEGKTLLEFAWDSWCESGGSDLLDQDISSSGSESEVARCVQIGLLCIQQQAGDRPNIAQVMSMLTTTMDLPKPKQPVFAMQVQESDSESKTMYSVNNITQTAIVGR, from the exons ATGTTACTTGAATCATCTGTGATGTATGATGTTCCGAATAACAAGAAACGTGTTTTATCTTCTTGGAAAAATCCCACCGATCCTTCACCTGGAGAATTCGTAGCTGAGCTTACGACACAAGTACCTCCGCAAGGCTTTATAATGAGAGGATCCAGGCCTTACTGGAGAGGTGGTCCATGGGCAAGGGTAAGGTTCACCGGCATACCAGAAATGGATGGATCACATGTAAGCAAATTCGACATTTCCCAAGATGTTGCAGCCGGCACAGGATCTTTGACTTATTCATTAGAACGAAGAAATTCGAACCTGTCGTACACTACGCTCACATCAGCGGGATCGTTAAAGATCATTTGGAATAATGGCTCTGGTTGGGTTACTGACTTGGAGGCCCCTGTAAGCTCATGTGATGTTTATAATACATGTGGACCTTTTGGCTTGTGTATAAGATCTAATCCCCCAAAGTGTGAATGCTTGAAAGGCTTTGTACCAAAATCAGATGAGGAGTGGAATAAAAGGAATTGGACTGGTGGTTGTATGAGAAGAACAAATTTATCTTGTGATGTGAACTCTTCTGCAACAGCACAAGCCAATAATGGAGACATCTTCGACATAGTTGCAAATGTGAAGCCTCCAGACTTTTATGAATATCtaagtttgatcaatgaagAGGATTGCCAACAACGTTGTCTTGGAAACTGTTCTTGCACGGCATTTTCCTATATTGAACAAATTGGATGTTTGGTATGGAATCGAGAGCTTGTGGATGTAATGCAGTTTGTTGCTGGAGGAGAAACTCTTTCCATTCGTCTTGCAAGTTCTGAGTTAG CTGGAAGCAATCGAGTGAAGATTATTGTTGCTAGCATTGTCAGCATTTCTGTTTTCATGATCTTGGTTTTTGCCTCTTATTGGTACTggagatacaaagccaaacaAAATG ATTCAAATCCTATACCATTGGAGACATCACAAGATGCATGGAGGGAACAACTGAAACCACAAGATGTAAATTTCTTTGATATGCAAACCATATTAACTATCACCAATAACTTTAGCATGGAAAATAAGCTTGGTCAAGGTGGATTCGGTCCAGTGTATAAG GGAAATCTACAAGATGGGAAAGAAATAGCCATAAAACGCCTTTCGAGCACCTCTGGACAGGGTCTAGAGGAGTTCATGAATGAAATAATACTCATCTCGAAACTCCAACACAGAAACTTGGTCCGCCTTTTGGGATGTTGcattgaaggagaagaaaagctATTGATTTATGAGTTTATGGCGAACAAAAGCCTCAATACCTTTATCTTTG ATTCGACGAAAAAGCTTGAGCTTGATTGGCCCAAGCGGTTTGAAATCATTCAAGGTATTGCTTGCGGACTTCTTTATCTTCACCGCGACTCATGTCTTAGGGTTGTACACCGAGATATGAAGGTCAGCAACATCCTTTTAGACGAGGAAATGAACCCAAAAATATCAGATTTTGGATTGGCTCGGATGTTTCAAGGAACCCAACATCAAGCCAACACTCGCAGGGTTGTTGGAACGCT CGGATACATGTCTCCAGAGTATGCTTGGACAGGCATGTTCTCTGAGAAATCCGACATCTACGCATTTGGAGTTCTGCTATTGGAAATCATAACCGGCAAGAGGATTTCAAGTTTCACCATTGGAGAGGAAGGCAAAACTCTTCTTGAATTT GCATGGGATTCTTGGTGCGAAAGCGGTGGATCGGATCTACTGGACCAAGATATCTCTAGCTCGGGTTCTGAATCCGAAGTAGCGAGATGTGTTCAGATTGGTTTGCTCTGTATTCAACAACAAGCCGGGGATAGACCCAACATTGCACAAGTAATGTCAATGCTTACAACCACAATGGATCTTCCGAAACCAAAACAACCCGTATTCGCAATGCAAGTCCAAGAGAGTGATTCAGAGTCTAAGACTATGTACTCTGTCAATAATATAACACAAACTGCTATAGTTGGTCGATAA
- the SD1-29 gene encoding S-domain-1 29, producing the protein MLPQSSLMYDTSNGKKRVLTTWKSNSDPSPGEFSLEITPQIPTQGLIRRGSVPYWRCGPWAKTRFSGISGIDASYVSPFSVVQDTAAGTGSFSYSTLRNYNLSYVTLTPEGKMKILWDDGNNWKLHLSLPENPCDLYGRCGPYGLCVRSDPPKCECLKGFVPKSDEEWGKGNWTSGCVRRTKLSCQAKSSMKTQGKDTDIFYRMTDVKTPDLHQFASFLNAEQCYQGCLGNCSCTAFAYISGIGCLVWNGELADTVQFLSSGEFLFIRLASSELAGSSRRKIIVGTTVSLSIFLILVFAAIMLWRYRAKQNDAWKNGFERQDVSGVNFFEMHTIRTATNNFSPSNKLGQGGFGPVYKGKLVDGKEIGVKRLASSSGQGTEEFMNEITLISKLQHRNLVRLLGYCIDGEEKLLIYEFMVNKSLDIFIFDPCLKFELDWPKRFNIIQGIARGLLYLHRDSRLRVIHRDLKVSNILLDDRMNPKISDFGLARMFQGTQYQDNTRRVVGTLGYMSPEYAWAGLFSEKSDIYSFGVLMLEIISGKRISRFIYGDESKGLLAYTWDSWCETGGSNLLDRDLTDTCQAFEVARCVQIGLLCVQHEAVDRPNTLQVLSMLTSATDLPVPKQPIFAVHTLNDMPMLQANSQDFLSVNEMTESMIQGR; encoded by the exons ATGCTGCCTCAGTCATCATTGATGTATGATACTTCTAATGGCAAGAAGCGTGTGTTGACTACATGGAAAAGTAACAGCGATCCTTCGCCTGGGGAGTTCTCACTGGAGATTACACCACAAATCCCCACACAAGGCCTTATAAGAAGAGGCTCAGTACCTTACTGGAGATGTGGTCCTTGGGCAAAAACAAGATTCTCTGGGATATCTGGAATTGATGCATCATATGTAAGTCCATTCAGCGTTGTCCAGGATACAGCAGCCGGCACAGGATCTTTCTCTTATTCCACATTAAGAAACTATAATCTCTCATATGTTACGCTAACACCAGAAGGGAAAATGAAGATCCTCTGGGATGATGGAAATAATTGGAAGCTTCACTTGTCTCTCCCAGAGAACCCATGTGATCTATATGGTAGATGCGGGCCTTATGGTTTGTGTGTGAGATCTGATCCCCCAAAGTGTGAATGCTTGAAAGGGTTTGTACCAAAGTCTGATGAGGAGTGGGGAAAAGGAAACTGGACAAGTGGGTGTGTGAGACGTACAAAATTATCTTGCCAAGCAAAATCTTCTATGAAAACACAAGGCAAAGACACAGACATCTTCTATCGTATGACAGATGTAAAGACTCCGGATCTGCACCAATTTGCAAGCTTTCTCAATGCCGAACAGTGCTATCAAGGTTGTCTAGGCAACTGTTCTTGCACAGCCTTCGCCTATATTAGTGGAATTGGATGTTTGGTATGGAATGGGGAGCTAGCAGACACCGTTCAATTTTTGTCTAGCGGAGAGTTTCTCTTCATTCGTCTTGCAAGTTCAGAATTGG CTGGAAGCAGTCGAAGGAAGATTATCGTAGGCACTACTGTCAGCCtttccattttcttgatcttgGTATTTGCTGCAATTATGTTGTGGAGATACAGAGCGAAACAAAATG ATGCATGGAAGAATGGTTTTGAACGACAAGATGTCTCCGGCGTCAATTTCTTTGAGATGCATACAATACGAACTGCCACCAATAACTTCAGTCCTTCAAATAAACTTGGTCAAGGTGGATTTGGTCCAGTTTACAAG GGAAAGTTGGTAGATGGGAAGGAAATAGGTGTTAAACGCCTTGCTAGTAGTTCCGGTCAGGGTACAGAGGAGTTCATGAATGAAATAACACTGATCTCAAAATTGCAACACAGAAACTTGGTTCGGCTTTTGGGATACTGCATCGACGGAGAAGAGAAGCTACTGATCTATGAGTTCATGGTGAACAAAAGTCtcgatatttttatatttg ATCCATGTCTAAAGTTTGAGCTTGATTGGCCAAAGAGATTTAATATCATTCAAGGTATTGCGCGTGGACTTCTCTATCTCCACCGTGACTCACGCCTCAGAGTTATTCACCGAGACCTGAAGGTCAGCAATATTCTTCTGGACGACAGAATGaatccaaaaatatcagaTTTTGGATTGGCTCGGATGTTCCAGGGAACCCAATATCAAGACAACACTCGCAGAGTTGTAGGAACTCT AGGATATATGTCTCCCGAGTATGCATGGGCAGGATTGTTCTCTGAGAAGTCTGATATCTATAGCTTCGGAGTTCTGATGTTAGAAATCATCAGCGGAAAGAGAATTTCACGGTTCATCTATGGTGATGAAAGCAAAGGCCTTCTTGCTTAT ACATGGGATTCTTGGTGCGAGACCGGGGGATCAAATCTACTTGACAGAGATCTTACTGATACATGCCAAGCATTCGAAGTTGCGAGATGTGTTCAGATTGGTCTGCTCTGTGTTCAACACGAAGCCGTCGACAGACCCAACACTCTTCAAGTACTATCCATGCTTACTTCAGCAACAGATCTTCCAGTACCAAAACAGCCAATATTTGCAGTGCATACTCTAAACGATATGCCAATGTTACAGGCTAATTCTCAAGATTTCTTATCTGTAAATGAGATGACAGAATCTATGATCCAAGGAAGGTAA
- the SD1-29 gene encoding S-domain-1 29 (S-domain-1 29 (SD1-29); FUNCTIONS IN: carbohydrate binding, protein kinase activity, kinase activity; INVOLVED IN: protein amino acid autophosphorylation; LOCATED IN: endomembrane system; EXPRESSED IN: 23 plant structures; EXPRESSED DURING: 13 growth stages; CONTAINS InterPro DOMAIN/s: Curculin-like (mannose-binding) lectin (InterPro:IPR001480), PAN-2 domain (InterPro:IPR013227), Apple-like (InterPro:IPR003609), S-locus receptor kinase, C-terminal (InterPro:IPR021820), Serine-threonine/tyrosine-protein kinase (InterPro:IPR001245), Protein kinase-like domain (InterPro:IPR011009), Serine/threonine-protein kinase, active site (InterPro:IPR008271), Protein kinase, catalytic domain (InterPro:IPR000719), S-locus glycoprotein (InterPro:IPR000858), EGF-like (InterPro:IPR006210); BEST Arabidopsis thaliana protein match is: S-locus lectin protein kinase family protein (TAIR:AT1G61390.1); Has 117235 Blast hits to 115670 proteins in 4264 species: Archae - 108; Bacteria - 12715; Metazoa - 42954; Fungi - 9640; Plants - 34538; Viruses - 385; Other Eukaryotes - 16895 (source: NCBI BLink).) yields MGMVLFACLLLLIIFPTCGYAAINTSSPLSIRQTLSSPGGFYELGFFSPNNTQNQYVGIWFKKIVPRVVVWVANRDTPVTSSAANLTISSNGSLILLDGKQDVIWSTGKAFTSNKCHAELLDTGNFVVIDDVSGNKLWQSFEHLGNTMLPQSSLMYDTSNGKKRVLTTWKSNSDPSPGEFSLEITPQIPTQGLIRRGSVPYWRCGPWAKTRFSGISGIDASYVSPFSVVQDTAAGTGSFSYSTLRNYNLSYVTLTPEGKMKILWDDGNNWKLHLSLPENPCDLYGRCGPYGLCVRSDPPKCECLKGFVPKSDEEWGKGNWTSGCVRRTKLSCQAKSSMKTQGKDTDIFYRMTDVKTPDLHQFASFLNAEQCYQGCLGNCSCTAFAYISGIGCLVWNGELADTVQFLSSGEFLFIRLASSELAGSSRRKIIVGTTVSLSIFLILVFAAIMLWRYRAKQNDAWKNGFERQDVSGVNFFEMHTIRTATNNFSPSNKLGQGGFGPVYKGKLVDGKEIGVKRLASSSGQGTEEFMNEITLISKLQHRNLVRLLGYCIDGEEKLLIYEFMVNKSLDIFIFDPCLKFELDWPKRFNIIQGIARGLLYLHRDSRLRVIHRDLKVSNILLDDRMNPKISDFGLARMFQGTQYQDNTRRVVGTLGYMSPEYAWAGLFSEKSDIYSFGVLMLEIISGKRISRFIYGDESKGLLAYTWDSWCETGGSNLLDRDLTDTCQAFEVARCVQIGLLCVQHEAVDRPNTLQVLSMLTSATDLPVPKQPIFAVHTLNDMPMLQANSQDFLSVNEMTESMIQGR; encoded by the exons atgGGTATGGTTTTATTTGCTTGCTTGCTTTTACTAATCATATTCCCAACTTGTGGCTATGCAGCTATAAACACATCAAGTCCTTTGTCAATAAGACAAACTCTGAGTTCTCCTGGTGGATTTTATGAGTTAGGCTTCTTCAGTCCTAATAATACTCAGAATCAGTATGTCGGGATCTGGTTCAAGAAGATTGTTCCTCGTGTAGTTGTGTGGGTGGCTAACAGAGATACGCCAGTTACTAGCTCTGCAGCAAATCTCACTATCAGCAGCAATGGGAGCCTGATCTTGCTTGATGGGAAACAAGATGTTATTTGGTCAACAGGAAAAGCTTTCACATCCAACAAATGTCATGCGGAGCTCTTAGATACCGgaaattttgttgtaattgATGATGTTTCAGGGAATAAATTATGGCAAAGCTTCGAGCATCTTGGTAATACTATGCTGCCTCAGTCATCATTGATGTATGATACTTCTAATGGCAAGAAGCGTGTGTTGACTACATGGAAAAGTAACAGCGATCCTTCGCCTGGGGAGTTCTCACTGGAGATTACACCACAAATCCCCACACAAGGCCTTATAAGAAGAGGCTCAGTACCTTACTGGAGATGTGGTCCTTGGGCAAAAACAAGATTCTCTGGGATATCTGGAATTGATGCATCATATGTAAGTCCATTCAGCGTTGTCCAGGATACAGCAGCCGGCACAGGATCTTTCTCTTATTCCACATTAAGAAACTATAATCTCTCATATGTTACGCTAACACCAGAAGGGAAAATGAAGATCCTCTGGGATGATGGAAATAATTGGAAGCTTCACTTGTCTCTCCCAGAGAACCCATGTGATCTATATGGTAGATGCGGGCCTTATGGTTTGTGTGTGAGATCTGATCCCCCAAAGTGTGAATGCTTGAAAGGGTTTGTACCAAAGTCTGATGAGGAGTGGGGAAAAGGAAACTGGACAAGTGGGTGTGTGAGACGTACAAAATTATCTTGCCAAGCAAAATCTTCTATGAAAACACAAGGCAAAGACACAGACATCTTCTATCGTATGACAGATGTAAAGACTCCGGATCTGCACCAATTTGCAAGCTTTCTCAATGCCGAACAGTGCTATCAAGGTTGTCTAGGCAACTGTTCTTGCACAGCCTTCGCCTATATTAGTGGAATTGGATGTTTGGTATGGAATGGGGAGCTAGCAGACACCGTTCAATTTTTGTCTAGCGGAGAGTTTCTCTTCATTCGTCTTGCAAGTTCAGAATTGG CTGGAAGCAGTCGAAGGAAGATTATCGTAGGCACTACTGTCAGCCtttccattttcttgatcttgGTATTTGCTGCAATTATGTTGTGGAGATACAGAGCGAAACAAAATG ATGCATGGAAGAATGGTTTTGAACGACAAGATGTCTCCGGCGTCAATTTCTTTGAGATGCATACAATACGAACTGCCACCAATAACTTCAGTCCTTCAAATAAACTTGGTCAAGGTGGATTTGGTCCAGTTTACAAG GGAAAGTTGGTAGATGGGAAGGAAATAGGTGTTAAACGCCTTGCTAGTAGTTCCGGTCAGGGTACAGAGGAGTTCATGAATGAAATAACACTGATCTCAAAATTGCAACACAGAAACTTGGTTCGGCTTTTGGGATACTGCATCGACGGAGAAGAGAAGCTACTGATCTATGAGTTCATGGTGAACAAAAGTCtcgatatttttatatttg ATCCATGTCTAAAGTTTGAGCTTGATTGGCCAAAGAGATTTAATATCATTCAAGGTATTGCGCGTGGACTTCTCTATCTCCACCGTGACTCACGCCTCAGAGTTATTCACCGAGACCTGAAGGTCAGCAATATTCTTCTGGACGACAGAATGaatccaaaaatatcagaTTTTGGATTGGCTCGGATGTTCCAGGGAACCCAATATCAAGACAACACTCGCAGAGTTGTAGGAACTCT AGGATATATGTCTCCCGAGTATGCATGGGCAGGATTGTTCTCTGAGAAGTCTGATATCTATAGCTTCGGAGTTCTGATGTTAGAAATCATCAGCGGAAAGAGAATTTCACGGTTCATCTATGGTGATGAAAGCAAAGGCCTTCTTGCTTAT ACATGGGATTCTTGGTGCGAGACCGGGGGATCAAATCTACTTGACAGAGATCTTACTGATACATGCCAAGCATTCGAAGTTGCGAGATGTGTTCAGATTGGTCTGCTCTGTGTTCAACACGAAGCCGTCGACAGACCCAACACTCTTCAAGTACTATCCATGCTTACTTCAGCAACAGATCTTCCAGTACCAAAACAGCCAATATTTGCAGTGCATACTCTAAACGATATGCCAATGTTACAGGCTAATTCTCAAGATTTCTTATCTGTAAATGAGATGACAGAATCTATGATCCAAGGAAGGTAA